The Rhododendron vialii isolate Sample 1 chromosome 6a, ASM3025357v1 genome includes a window with the following:
- the LOC131329884 gene encoding secreted RxLR effector protein 161-like, which produces MHSVSMISRFMNEPSKLHYTAAKRVLRYLQGTKMHGLLYEKEEDNKLVGFTDSDWAGSLDDRKSTSGYLFCLGTKLISWCSKKQKTVALSSAEAEYIAATDAACEAIWLRRILSDLKQSQQQPTTIHCDNMSTIAMTKNPVFHARSKHIELRHHFIRDLVNKEEICLEFINTNDQPADILTKAVTIEKFDKFKKQLKITN; this is translated from the coding sequence ATGCATTCGGTAAGTATGATTTCCAGGTTTATGAATGAGCCCAGCAAGCTTCATTATACAGCGGCAAAAAGGGTGCTGAGGTATCTTCAAGGAACAAAGATGCATGGACTCTTATATGAGAAGGAAGAGGACAATAAGCTAGTTGGTTTTACTGATAGTGATTGGGCAGGATCATTGGATGACAGAAAAAGCACATCGGGATATTTATTTTGTCTTGGCACAAAGCTGATTTCTTGGTGCTCAAAGAAGCAAAAGACTGTTGCATTATCCTCTGCCGAAGCCGAGTACATTGCAGCAACGGATGCGGCTTGTGAAGCTATTTGGCTAAGGCGAATTCTCTCTGATTTGAAGCAGTCGCAGCAGCAGCCAACTACCATTCATTGTGACAATATGTCCACAATCGCCATGACGAAAAATCCCGTGTTTCATGCAAGATCAAAACACATTGAGCTAAGGCATCATTTCATCAGAGATTTGGTGAATAAAGAAGAAATCTGTCTTGAATTCATCAACACAAATGATCAACCTGCTGACATCCTCACAAAGGCGGTAACTATCGAAAAGTTTGATAAATTCAAGAAGCAActgaaaattacaaattaa